In Curtobacterium sp. TC1, the following proteins share a genomic window:
- a CDS encoding AIPR family protein: MHTLTSKRVQKFARDFGFDGSESEKFERYVAANYLYQWVGNSVELIEASVLGGGSDEGIDIAAVMVNGKVVSEPKEIDDLIADQATNTSKVVFIQAKTSESYDSKMIAKFLHGVESVTTYAMKPGSVQLPPRLVDLASLIDRIAESGDKFQESRIPCELFYVTTSSNDGKSAQSELQVTQAMDRIRAIGAYPENLRLRTHGHEELTAKQKERHGPQNVQFSFEKRQTIPATTRVSEAHIGLVSAVELLKLLKDEAGEVRAGIFDDNVRLDLGASNPVNSRIMATLLSEEREHFPFLNNGLTIIATELRGLGDRFTISGYQVVNGGQTSNQLIRWSESAQVTGNPKLLDELWVPVKIVSSRDADVRTSVSVATNLQTAIGSSDIQASSKVAKDVEEYFTQTGVEGLRYERQNRGTALDFARTRVVTTPELNRAVAATLFGESARAIAAPKELEAADSFVWGEYPEEAYYYAAWIIYRLDRYFARTADSTTLKAAKYHMAMMVSASVNPELVGIFEKGDVEAAALRLSKPKKFNFRVSDKKLSDAIEAAIATVMDLTRDHFQTVLSEGRSLRKDDVRSRRSQEALLQRVRASTTS, translated from the coding sequence ATGCACACCCTCACCAGCAAGCGCGTTCAGAAGTTCGCGCGGGACTTCGGTTTTGACGGCTCGGAGTCCGAGAAGTTCGAGCGCTATGTCGCCGCCAACTATCTCTACCAGTGGGTGGGTAACAGTGTAGAACTCATCGAGGCGTCAGTGCTCGGGGGTGGGAGCGATGAAGGTATCGACATCGCGGCGGTAATGGTGAATGGTAAGGTTGTTTCGGAGCCAAAAGAAATTGATGACCTCATCGCAGATCAGGCCACGAACACCTCAAAGGTAGTCTTCATTCAGGCGAAGACTAGCGAGTCTTACGACTCCAAAATGATCGCCAAGTTCTTGCACGGCGTTGAATCCGTGACGACATATGCTATGAAGCCGGGGAGTGTGCAGCTACCCCCTCGTCTGGTGGATCTCGCGAGTCTCATCGACAGGATCGCGGAAAGCGGAGACAAGTTCCAGGAAAGCCGGATTCCCTGTGAGCTCTTTTATGTAACCACGAGTTCCAATGACGGAAAGAGTGCGCAGTCCGAGTTGCAAGTGACTCAGGCGATGGATCGCATCCGTGCGATCGGGGCATACCCTGAAAATCTGAGGCTGCGAACGCACGGCCACGAAGAGCTCACTGCGAAGCAGAAGGAGCGTCACGGCCCGCAGAACGTTCAATTCTCTTTTGAGAAGCGTCAGACCATCCCTGCAACCACCCGAGTCAGCGAAGCTCACATTGGGTTAGTGTCCGCGGTCGAGCTTCTGAAGCTTCTCAAGGACGAGGCGGGCGAAGTGCGAGCGGGGATCTTTGATGACAACGTTCGCCTCGACCTCGGAGCGAGTAATCCCGTCAACTCTCGGATCATGGCGACGCTACTCAGCGAAGAGCGTGAACATTTCCCATTCTTGAACAACGGCCTCACAATCATCGCGACGGAACTGCGGGGTTTGGGTGACCGGTTCACGATCTCGGGGTACCAGGTCGTAAACGGAGGGCAGACGAGCAATCAGCTGATTCGTTGGTCGGAGTCCGCGCAAGTGACAGGGAATCCGAAGCTTCTCGATGAGCTGTGGGTGCCGGTCAAAATAGTGAGCTCGCGGGACGCCGATGTCCGGACGAGCGTTTCGGTTGCAACGAATCTGCAAACTGCGATTGGTTCGTCTGACATTCAAGCGAGCTCGAAAGTTGCGAAGGATGTCGAAGAGTACTTCACGCAAACCGGCGTGGAGGGCTTGCGCTACGAGCGTCAAAACCGTGGCACCGCACTCGATTTTGCTCGAACTCGCGTCGTCACAACCCCCGAGCTGAATCGAGCAGTCGCGGCGACCCTGTTTGGAGAGTCCGCTAGGGCGATTGCTGCGCCAAAGGAACTCGAAGCTGCAGATTCGTTCGTATGGGGTGAATATCCGGAGGAAGCATATTATTACGCAGCATGGATCATCTACCGCCTCGATCGATACTTTGCCCGTACGGCCGATTCAACGACGCTAAAGGCGGCTAAATACCACATGGCGATGATGGTCTCCGCCTCCGTGAATCCGGAACTGGTTGGCATCTTCGAGAAGGGGGATGTGGAGGCCGCGGCGCTCCGACTTTCGAAGCCTAAGAAGTTCAATTTCCGTGTCTCGGACAAGAAGCTCTCTGATGCAATCGAGGCGGCAATCGCAACAGTGATGGACCTGACGAGGGATCACTTCCAGACAGTGCTGAGCGAAGGGCGAAGCCTTCGCAAGGATGATGTACGCAGTCGACGGAGCCAAGAGGCTTTGTTGCAGCGAGTGCGTGCTTCTACGACTTCTTAG
- a CDS encoding helicase HerA-like domain-containing protein, translating to MSDAVEQARAAAEAAKRAADEARRLADEAVQRAEELAAALAAQAPVLTPDAEPAVAGSPAPSGQEARLAPDAEPASAVPSSPEPAPAAGTVPPVSGGAGPLGPDAVAAIRTGYTVEGPALELGALVNGEAQPDVQVRIPLGMLNRHGLVAGATGTGKTRTLQVLAEQIAANGVPVFAADIKGDLSGLAVVGQGNEKLLARTEDIGQQWQGVASQAELFSLGGQGTGVPIRATVSGFGPLLLSKVLGLNDTQESSLGLVFHYAVQAGLPLVDLADLRSVLTFLVGDEGKGELAELGGLSKQTAGVILRELITFADKGADQFFGEPEIDTQVFLRRAADGRGIVSLLEVPGVQDQPEVFSTFLMWLLADLFNELPEVGDQDKPKLVFFFDEAHLLFSGASKDFTDQIVRTVRLIRSKGVGIFFVTQTPKDVPNDVLAQLGSRIQHQLRAHTPDDAKALRATVSTYPSSDYDLGEVLTSLATGEAIVTIMNEKGAPTPVAWTRLRAPQGSMDTMPAAEMQSRVQASPLLATYGTRVDPDSAHEMLARRMEAAAAEAAAVDAQKDAALAAAEAEKEAARAAATAAREAAAQAKQEERERAAAQKEYERTQREFEKAERAAASRRSGRSGRSTRTTASRKADDPLSDLLGSGLGSTIAKEVVQGIFSTLRRRR from the coding sequence ATGAGCGACGCGGTGGAGCAGGCACGGGCAGCGGCCGAGGCCGCCAAGCGGGCAGCGGACGAGGCACGTCGGCTGGCCGACGAAGCCGTGCAGCGGGCCGAGGAGCTCGCGGCCGCGCTCGCGGCACAAGCGCCGGTACTCACGCCGGACGCCGAACCGGCTGTCGCCGGGTCCCCGGCACCATCCGGACAGGAGGCCCGGCTCGCCCCCGACGCGGAGCCCGCCTCCGCCGTCCCGTCGTCTCCAGAGCCCGCCCCGGCTGCCGGCACCGTGCCTCCCGTCAGCGGCGGAGCGGGCCCGCTGGGACCGGACGCCGTCGCCGCGATCCGCACCGGCTACACCGTCGAGGGGCCGGCGCTCGAACTCGGCGCCCTGGTGAACGGCGAGGCGCAGCCGGATGTCCAGGTCCGCATCCCGCTCGGCATGCTGAACCGGCACGGGCTGGTCGCCGGCGCGACCGGCACCGGCAAGACCCGCACGTTGCAGGTCCTGGCCGAGCAGATCGCGGCGAACGGCGTGCCGGTGTTCGCGGCCGACATCAAGGGCGACCTGTCCGGTCTCGCGGTGGTCGGGCAGGGGAACGAGAAGCTGCTCGCGCGCACCGAGGACATCGGCCAGCAGTGGCAGGGCGTCGCGAGCCAGGCGGAGCTCTTCTCGCTCGGCGGGCAGGGCACCGGTGTGCCGATCCGTGCGACCGTGTCCGGGTTCGGGCCGTTGCTGTTGTCCAAGGTGCTCGGACTGAACGACACCCAGGAGTCCTCGCTCGGGCTCGTCTTCCACTACGCCGTGCAGGCCGGGTTGCCGCTCGTCGACCTGGCCGACCTGCGGAGCGTGCTGACGTTCCTGGTGGGCGACGAGGGCAAGGGTGAACTCGCCGAGCTCGGTGGTCTGTCGAAGCAAACCGCCGGGGTGATCCTGCGTGAGCTCATCACGTTCGCCGACAAGGGTGCCGACCAGTTCTTCGGCGAGCCCGAGATCGACACGCAGGTGTTCCTGCGCAGGGCGGCGGACGGGCGGGGGATCGTGAGCCTGCTCGAGGTCCCGGGCGTGCAGGACCAGCCCGAGGTCTTCTCGACGTTCCTGATGTGGCTGCTCGCCGACCTGTTCAACGAACTGCCGGAGGTCGGCGACCAGGACAAGCCGAAGCTCGTGTTCTTCTTCGACGAGGCGCACCTGCTGTTCAGCGGGGCGTCGAAGGACTTCACGGACCAGATCGTGCGGACCGTGCGGCTGATCCGGTCGAAGGGCGTCGGGATCTTCTTCGTGACCCAGACCCCGAAGGACGTGCCGAACGACGTGCTGGCGCAGCTCGGTTCGCGCATCCAGCACCAGCTGCGGGCGCACACCCCCGACGATGCGAAGGCGCTCCGGGCGACGGTGTCGACCTACCCGTCGAGCGACTACGACCTGGGCGAGGTACTGACCTCGCTTGCGACCGGCGAAGCGATCGTCACCATCATGAACGAGAAGGGGGCGCCGACGCCGGTCGCGTGGACCCGGTTGCGCGCGCCGCAGGGCTCGATGGACACGATGCCCGCCGCCGAGATGCAGTCGCGGGTGCAGGCATCGCCGTTGCTCGCGACGTACGGCACCCGGGTCGACCCGGACTCGGCGCACGAGATGCTCGCGCGCCGCATGGAGGCAGCAGCTGCCGAGGCCGCCGCGGTCGACGCGCAGAAGGATGCAGCCCTCGCGGCTGCCGAGGCCGAGAAGGAAGCGGCGCGAGCTGCGGCGACCGCGGCCAGGGAAGCCGCCGCGCAGGCCAAGCAGGAGGAACGCGAGCGGGCTGCCGCGCAGAAGGAGTACGAACGGACGCAGCGCGAGTTCGAGAAGGCCGAGCGGGCTGCGGCGTCGCGGCGTTCGGGCCGGTCGGGGCGGAGCACACGGACGACGGCCTCGCGGAAGGCGGACGACCCGCTGTCGGACCTGCTCGGGTCAGGACTCGGGAGCACGATCGCGAAGGAGGTCGTGCAGGGGATCTTCTCGACGCTGCGCCGACGTCGGTGA
- a CDS encoding multidrug effflux MFS transporter, producing the protein MTAPATTGSLRVVLHPGDSLSRGQRLVYVFVLGALTALGPFTIDLYLPAFPAIKEQFGVTDGAVQLTLTATTLGFAFGQLLVGPWSDKVGRRLPLIIATTVHIAASIGAATAPDIELLAVFRVLQGMGAAAGGVVAMATVRDLFGGKPLVRMLSRLAMVNGLAPILAPLIGSQMLQFTSWRGIFVFLACYGLAVVIASILLIVETLPPARRREAGHSTIGQRYKALFSDRIFVGVALIGAMVFSGLFSYLSSSPFLFQGVYGLDAQQYGLLFAVNSVGVVLGVQISARLAQRVGPQWILACSTATLFLASIAIIVLDQVGAGLVGVLVPLWFFIAACGFSFPLVQVIGLAAHGKEAGTAASLLGALNFGVAGLISPIVGWLGITTATPMAMVMASTSVMAILILWFVVRPRTVPELTH; encoded by the coding sequence GTGACCGCGCCCGCCACCACCGGTTCGCTCCGGGTCGTCCTGCACCCCGGAGACTCGCTCTCCCGCGGGCAGCGACTCGTCTACGTCTTCGTCCTGGGCGCCCTGACGGCGCTCGGGCCGTTCACGATCGACCTGTACCTGCCGGCGTTCCCGGCCATCAAGGAGCAGTTCGGCGTCACCGACGGTGCCGTGCAGCTCACGCTCACGGCGACGACGCTCGGGTTCGCGTTCGGGCAGCTGCTCGTCGGTCCGTGGAGCGACAAGGTCGGGCGCCGACTGCCGCTCATCATCGCGACGACCGTGCACATCGCCGCGTCGATCGGTGCGGCGACCGCCCCCGACATCGAGCTCCTCGCGGTGTTCCGCGTGCTCCAGGGCATGGGTGCGGCCGCCGGCGGTGTCGTCGCGATGGCCACCGTCCGCGACCTGTTCGGCGGCAAGCCGCTGGTCCGGATGCTGTCCCGACTGGCGATGGTGAACGGGTTGGCGCCGATCCTCGCACCGCTCATCGGCTCGCAGATGCTCCAGTTCACCAGCTGGCGCGGCATCTTCGTGTTCCTCGCCTGCTACGGCTTGGCCGTGGTGATCGCGTCGATCCTGCTCATCGTCGAGACCCTGCCACCGGCCCGTCGCCGCGAAGCCGGGCACTCCACGATCGGCCAGCGGTACAAGGCGCTGTTCTCCGACCGGATCTTCGTCGGCGTCGCACTCATCGGGGCGATGGTGTTCAGCGGGCTGTTCTCGTACCTCAGCTCGTCGCCGTTCCTGTTCCAGGGCGTCTACGGACTCGACGCCCAGCAGTACGGCCTGCTCTTCGCCGTGAACTCGGTGGGCGTCGTGCTCGGTGTGCAGATATCCGCGCGGTTGGCGCAGCGCGTCGGTCCGCAGTGGATCCTGGCGTGCTCGACGGCGACCCTGTTCCTGGCGTCGATCGCGATCATCGTGCTCGACCAGGTCGGCGCGGGCCTCGTGGGCGTGCTCGTGCCCCTGTGGTTCTTCATCGCGGCCTGCGGGTTCTCGTTCCCGCTGGTCCAGGTCATCGGGCTCGCCGCCCACGGCAAGGAGGCCGGCACGGCAGCGTCCCTGCTCGGCGCCCTGAACTTCGGCGTCGCCGGCCTGATCTCGCCGATCGTGGGCTGGCTCGGCATCACGACCGCGACCCCGATGGCGATGGTGATGGCTTCGACCTCGGTGATGGCCATCCTGATCCTGTGGTTCGTGGTGCGGCCCCGGACGGTCCCAGAGCTCACACACTGA
- a CDS encoding TetR/AcrR family transcriptional regulator, with the protein MVDARILHTTAALREAILRLAADRPVSEITVADVTRAAGINRATFYSHAVSPGSLLADVLTPELDRIRQDDADDRRAAAARGADAAELAAITRRGINAVVEHVTMHRDIYAKALPDPNDASLHRLLVGHFTESSALHIRELDAERRPELLDDVAAGYVAQGFVGAIEAWLAGPRRSRKALVETITLSFPAWWS; encoded by the coding sequence ATGGTGGATGCCCGGATCCTGCACACGACCGCCGCCCTGCGCGAAGCGATCCTGCGGCTGGCGGCGGACCGCCCCGTCTCCGAGATCACCGTCGCCGACGTCACCCGCGCCGCCGGCATCAACCGCGCGACGTTCTACTCGCACGCGGTCTCCCCCGGATCGCTGCTCGCCGACGTGCTGACGCCGGAACTCGACCGCATCCGTCAGGACGACGCCGACGACCGCCGGGCAGCCGCCGCGCGCGGTGCCGACGCGGCCGAACTCGCGGCCATCACGCGGCGGGGCATCAACGCGGTCGTCGAGCACGTGACCATGCACCGCGACATCTACGCCAAGGCGCTGCCGGACCCGAACGACGCGTCACTGCACCGGCTGCTCGTCGGCCACTTCACCGAGTCGAGCGCCCTGCACATCCGCGAGCTCGACGCGGAACGCCGGCCGGAACTGCTCGACGACGTGGCCGCCGGGTACGTCGCGCAGGGCTTCGTCGGCGCGATCGAGGCCTGGCTCGCCGGGCCCCGACGTTCGAGGAAGGCGCTGGTCGAGACGATCACGCTGTCGTTCCCGGCCTGGTGGAGCTGA
- a CDS encoding substrate-binding domain-containing protein, protein MANRTEKETPVVRIVAAAVVLTAALALAGCQGTTSAAPTPVQSTDLTSSDGGFDKQAVIGVVLVHDDTALGEDLRTGLSDAGFRPDVRVAPASGAAASQRTAVAQLVRKGAKALLVHAARPSALTGVIQTAHDAGVVVVSLGDPLPASGTGGDGVSADYRVPAGADDADLSATAVEVVQSLQRGEKPETEPSDGDSTDAE, encoded by the coding sequence GTGGCAAACCGGACCGAGAAGGAGACCCCCGTGGTGCGCATCGTCGCTGCAGCCGTCGTCCTGACGGCCGCCCTCGCGCTGGCCGGCTGCCAGGGCACGACGTCCGCTGCGCCCACGCCGGTGCAGAGCACGGACCTCACGAGCTCCGACGGCGGGTTCGACAAGCAGGCCGTGATCGGCGTCGTGCTGGTCCACGACGACACGGCCCTGGGCGAAGACCTGCGCACCGGCCTGTCCGACGCCGGCTTCCGTCCCGACGTCCGGGTCGCACCCGCGTCGGGTGCGGCGGCGTCCCAGCGGACCGCGGTCGCCCAGCTCGTCCGCAAGGGTGCCAAAGCACTGCTCGTGCACGCGGCTCGGCCGTCGGCGCTGACCGGGGTGATCCAGACGGCGCACGACGCCGGCGTCGTCGTGGTGTCGCTCGGTGACCCGCTGCCGGCGAGCGGCACGGGAGGCGACGGCGTGTCCGCCGACTACCGGGTGCCAGCAGGTGCCGACGACGCGGACCTGTCGGCCACCGCCGTCGAGGTCGTGCAGTCGTTGCAGCGCGGCGAGAAGCCGGAGACCGAACCGAGCGACGGCGACTCGACCGACGCCGAGTGA
- a CDS encoding MFS transporter → MSTTATRTGLLSGRYALATIGMVAIVGVAAFQNLAMTTIMPVISRDLDGEALYALAFAAPLAAGVPGMVLAGNWTDRAGGRVVAWVSALLFAVGTAVVMLAPTMEVFLVGRLVEGFGAGAIDVVLYVLVARIFPAELHGPVFAGFAAAWVVPALIGPAIAGIVTDTWNWHWVFAGALVIAVGAFTVLVPTLGRLQAPAVELRPPWQRVRIGWSVAAAVSILLLNVAPDLTPWGMVAAVLVGLVGTWFALRPLLPAGTFRAAAGLPSVVLLRGLVAASFFGSEAYVPFLLQAQHGLSASAAGLALTVAALSWAASSWVHGRLGEQRLTARRTFGVGLALVLVSLLAALAVATLDLSWWVLVAGWFVGGAGMGAIYPRTSMLTLRFSGEGDDGFASSALTIADAAGSVIGLAVTGLLFTATGGADGTVSFPLVFAAMICFAALAVAAVRRLGPVPAPVSSASADRAAG, encoded by the coding sequence GTGAGCACCACGGCGACGAGGACGGGCCTGCTGAGCGGGCGCTACGCCCTCGCGACGATCGGGATGGTCGCGATCGTGGGCGTCGCGGCGTTCCAGAACCTCGCGATGACGACGATCATGCCGGTGATCAGTCGCGACCTGGACGGCGAGGCGCTCTACGCGCTGGCGTTCGCCGCGCCGCTCGCCGCCGGGGTGCCCGGCATGGTGCTCGCCGGCAACTGGACCGACCGCGCCGGCGGCCGGGTGGTCGCCTGGGTCTCCGCCCTGCTCTTCGCCGTGGGGACCGCCGTGGTCATGCTCGCGCCGACGATGGAGGTCTTCCTCGTCGGGCGCCTGGTCGAGGGCTTCGGCGCCGGCGCGATCGACGTCGTGCTCTACGTGCTCGTCGCACGGATCTTCCCCGCCGAACTGCACGGACCGGTCTTCGCCGGGTTCGCCGCCGCCTGGGTGGTGCCGGCGCTCATCGGCCCGGCGATCGCCGGCATCGTCACCGACACGTGGAACTGGCACTGGGTCTTCGCGGGGGCGCTCGTGATCGCCGTCGGTGCGTTCACCGTGCTCGTGCCGACACTCGGACGGCTGCAGGCACCGGCGGTCGAGCTGCGACCGCCGTGGCAGCGGGTACGGATCGGGTGGTCGGTCGCCGCGGCCGTGTCGATCCTGCTGCTCAACGTGGCGCCGGACCTGACCCCGTGGGGGATGGTGGCCGCGGTCCTGGTCGGCCTGGTCGGCACGTGGTTCGCCCTGCGGCCGCTGCTGCCGGCGGGCACCTTCCGCGCCGCCGCCGGGCTGCCCTCGGTGGTGCTGCTGCGCGGGCTCGTGGCGGCGTCGTTCTTCGGCAGCGAGGCGTACGTGCCGTTCCTGCTGCAGGCACAGCACGGCCTGTCCGCATCGGCCGCGGGGCTCGCGCTGACGGTCGCGGCGCTGAGCTGGGCGGCCTCGAGCTGGGTGCACGGCCGGCTGGGGGAGCAGCGACTGACCGCACGCCGGACCTTCGGCGTCGGACTCGCGCTGGTGCTCGTGAGCCTGCTGGCAGCGCTCGCGGTGGCGACGCTCGACCTGTCGTGGTGGGTGCTCGTCGCCGGGTGGTTCGTCGGCGGCGCGGGCATGGGCGCGATCTACCCGCGCACGTCGATGCTCACCCTGCGGTTCTCGGGCGAGGGCGACGACGGGTTCGCGAGCTCGGCGCTCACCATCGCCGACGCCGCGGGCAGCGTCATCGGCCTGGCGGTCACCGGACTGCTCTTCACCGCGACCGGCGGCGCCGACGGCACGGTGTCGTTCCCGCTCGTCTTCGCGGCGATGATCTGCTTCGCCGCACTGGCGGTCGCCGCGGTCCGGCGGCTCGGACCGGTCCCCGCGCCGGTGTCGTCGGCGTCGGCGGACCGCGCAGCCGGGTAG
- a CDS encoding cystathionine gamma-synthase, translating into MTEFSTRAIHAGQEPDGPTGAVIPPIHLTSTYVQDGISGMRNGYEYSRAGNPTRDSLQTLLADLDGGVAAYSFASGLAAEDALLRAALRPGARVVMGNDVYGGTHRLVSRLHVPWGVELVVVDMSDLDQVRAALQGAPEETVLWVETPTNPLMKIADIAGLATLGREAGALVVVDNTFASPYLQQPLSLGADVVVYSTTKYLGGHSDVVGGAVVLADQELAAKVQFLQFGAGAISSPFDAFLTTRGIKTLAVRMERHSANAQAVAEALVAAPGVERVYYPGLTDHPGHDVAARQMRGFGGMLSVALSGGPDAARRFAESTELFALAESLGGVESLIGYPSEMTHASVKGTELAVPENVVRLSVGIEDAGDLVADLQQALAR; encoded by the coding sequence ATGACCGAGTTCAGCACCCGCGCCATCCACGCCGGCCAGGAGCCCGACGGCCCCACCGGCGCGGTCATCCCGCCGATCCACCTGACGTCCACCTACGTGCAGGACGGCATCAGCGGCATGCGGAACGGCTACGAGTACTCCCGCGCCGGCAACCCGACGCGGGACTCCCTGCAGACGCTGCTCGCCGACCTCGACGGGGGCGTGGCCGCGTACTCGTTCGCCTCCGGCCTCGCCGCCGAGGACGCCCTGCTCCGGGCCGCGCTCCGCCCCGGCGCCCGCGTGGTGATGGGGAACGACGTGTACGGCGGGACCCACCGCCTGGTCAGCCGGCTGCACGTGCCGTGGGGTGTCGAGCTCGTCGTCGTCGACATGAGCGACCTCGACCAGGTCCGTGCCGCGCTGCAGGGTGCGCCGGAGGAGACGGTGCTCTGGGTCGAGACGCCGACCAACCCGCTCATGAAGATCGCCGACATCGCCGGACTCGCCACCCTCGGGCGCGAGGCGGGTGCGCTCGTCGTCGTGGACAACACCTTCGCCTCGCCGTACCTGCAGCAGCCGCTGTCGCTCGGCGCCGACGTCGTCGTGTACTCGACGACGAAGTACCTGGGCGGCCACTCCGACGTCGTCGGCGGCGCCGTGGTGCTCGCCGACCAGGAGCTCGCGGCGAAGGTGCAGTTCCTGCAGTTCGGCGCCGGTGCGATCTCGTCGCCGTTCGACGCCTTCCTGACCACCCGTGGCATCAAGACCCTCGCGGTGCGGATGGAGCGGCACTCCGCGAACGCGCAGGCCGTCGCCGAGGCGCTCGTCGCCGCGCCGGGCGTCGAGCGTGTCTACTACCCGGGACTCACCGACCACCCGGGGCACGACGTCGCGGCCCGCCAGATGCGCGGGTTCGGCGGGATGCTGTCCGTCGCACTGTCCGGCGGACCGGACGCGGCCCGGCGCTTCGCGGAGTCCACGGAGCTGTTCGCACTGGCCGAGTCCCTCGGGGGTGTGGAGTCGCTCATCGGGTACCCGAGCGAGATGACGCACGCCTCGGTGAAGGGCACGGAGCTGGCGGTGCCGGAGAACGTGGTGCGGTTGTCCGTCGGCATCGAGGACGCCGGCGACCTGGTCGCGGACCTGCAGCAGGCGCTCGCGCGCTGA